A part of Aegilops tauschii subsp. strangulata cultivar AL8/78 chromosome 2, Aet v6.0, whole genome shotgun sequence genomic DNA contains:
- the LOC109771949 gene encoding uncharacterized protein isoform X3, with protein MALLAWLWSLGQNPVCTSLFCSQYHSYPRSCSFQPFSNYTKLPKLQSHHGITTGPPLLKSWRGSRYRWVRRSTTGQHHVLFKPMPPLGITIGPPLLKSWRGSRYRWVWRSTTGQRRRPDGEEDESLSLPTSASAPTPLTRALPPLPLLHLLQCLTPIGLVCLPVMQIGEILFKLNLCHKLLGSFSLLGGCMDWRDYG; from the exons ATGGCCCTCTTAGCATGGCTATG GTCACTTGGTCAAAATCCAGTGTGTACATCACTTTTTTGTTCTCA GTACCATTCATATCCTAGAAGTTGTAGCTTCCAGCCTTTTAGTAACTACACAAAACTACCAAAGCTTCAGAGCCATCAT GGAATCACCACCGGTCCTCCCTTGCTCAAGTCATGGAGGGGCAGCCGGTACCGGTGGGTGAGGAGATCCACGACTGGACAGCATCATGTTCTGTTTAAACCTATGCCTCCCCTGGGAATCACTATCGGTCCTCCTTTGCTCAAGTCATGGAGGGGCAGCCGGTACCGGTGGGTGTGGAGATCCACGACTGGACAGCGCAGACGCCCAGATGGCGAGGAAGACGAGTCATTGTCGCTGCCAACCTCCGCCTCTGCCCCCACACCCCTGACGCGAGCTTTGCCTCCTCTGCCGCTGCTGCATCTTCTCCAGTGCCTCACCCCCATCGGACTCGTCTGCCTCCCTGTCATGCAG ATTGGAGAGATCCTTTTTAAACTCAACCTGTGTCATAAGCTACTTGGTTCCTTCTCATTACTTGGAGGATGCATGGATTGGAGAGATTATGGATGA
- the LOC109771949 gene encoding uncharacterized protein isoform X1: MDIKEKELDQVKFLFVGLLTNCSCVLHRWSLGQNPVCTSLFCSQYHSYPRSCSFQPFSNYTKLPKLQSHHGITTGPPLLKSWRGSRYRWVRRSTTGQHHVLFKPMPPLGITIGPPLLKSWRGSRYRWVWRSTTGQRRRPDGEEDESLSLPTSASAPTPLTRALPPLPLLHLLQCLTPIGLVCLPVMQIGEILFKLNLCHKLLGSFSLLGGCMDWRDYG, translated from the exons ATGGATATCAAAGAAAAGGAGCTCGACCAG GTGAAGTTCTTGTTTGTTGGGTTGCTAACAAATTGCAGCTGTGTGCTGCACCGCTG GTCACTTGGTCAAAATCCAGTGTGTACATCACTTTTTTGTTCTCA GTACCATTCATATCCTAGAAGTTGTAGCTTCCAGCCTTTTAGTAACTACACAAAACTACCAAAGCTTCAGAGCCATCAT GGAATCACCACCGGTCCTCCCTTGCTCAAGTCATGGAGGGGCAGCCGGTACCGGTGGGTGAGGAGATCCACGACTGGACAGCATCATGTTCTGTTTAAACCTATGCCTCCCCTGGGAATCACTATCGGTCCTCCTTTGCTCAAGTCATGGAGGGGCAGCCGGTACCGGTGGGTGTGGAGATCCACGACTGGACAGCGCAGACGCCCAGATGGCGAGGAAGACGAGTCATTGTCGCTGCCAACCTCCGCCTCTGCCCCCACACCCCTGACGCGAGCTTTGCCTCCTCTGCCGCTGCTGCATCTTCTCCAGTGCCTCACCCCCATCGGACTCGTCTGCCTCCCTGTCATGCAG ATTGGAGAGATCCTTTTTAAACTCAACCTGTGTCATAAGCTACTTGGTTCCTTCTCATTACTTGGAGGATGCATGGATTGGAGAGATTATGGATGA
- the LOC109771949 gene encoding uncharacterized protein isoform X4, protein MALLAWLWYHSYPRSCSFQPFSNYTKLPKLQSHHGITTGPPLLKSWRGSRYRWVRRSTTGQHHVLFKPMPPLGITIGPPLLKSWRGSRYRWVWRSTTGQRRRPDGEEDESLSLPTSASAPTPLTRALPPLPLLHLLQCLTPIGLVCLPVMQIGEILFKLNLCHKLLGSFSLLGGCMDWRDYG, encoded by the exons ATGGCCCTCTTAGCATGGCTATG GTACCATTCATATCCTAGAAGTTGTAGCTTCCAGCCTTTTAGTAACTACACAAAACTACCAAAGCTTCAGAGCCATCAT GGAATCACCACCGGTCCTCCCTTGCTCAAGTCATGGAGGGGCAGCCGGTACCGGTGGGTGAGGAGATCCACGACTGGACAGCATCATGTTCTGTTTAAACCTATGCCTCCCCTGGGAATCACTATCGGTCCTCCTTTGCTCAAGTCATGGAGGGGCAGCCGGTACCGGTGGGTGTGGAGATCCACGACTGGACAGCGCAGACGCCCAGATGGCGAGGAAGACGAGTCATTGTCGCTGCCAACCTCCGCCTCTGCCCCCACACCCCTGACGCGAGCTTTGCCTCCTCTGCCGCTGCTGCATCTTCTCCAGTGCCTCACCCCCATCGGACTCGTCTGCCTCCCTGTCATGCAG ATTGGAGAGATCCTTTTTAAACTCAACCTGTGTCATAAGCTACTTGGTTCCTTCTCATTACTTGGAGGATGCATGGATTGGAGAGATTATGGATGA
- the LOC109771949 gene encoding uncharacterized protein isoform X2, with amino-acid sequence MDIKEKELDQVKFLFVGLLTNCSCVLHRWYHSYPRSCSFQPFSNYTKLPKLQSHHGITTGPPLLKSWRGSRYRWVRRSTTGQHHVLFKPMPPLGITIGPPLLKSWRGSRYRWVWRSTTGQRRRPDGEEDESLSLPTSASAPTPLTRALPPLPLLHLLQCLTPIGLVCLPVMQIGEILFKLNLCHKLLGSFSLLGGCMDWRDYG; translated from the exons ATGGATATCAAAGAAAAGGAGCTCGACCAG GTGAAGTTCTTGTTTGTTGGGTTGCTAACAAATTGCAGCTGTGTGCTGCACCGCTG GTACCATTCATATCCTAGAAGTTGTAGCTTCCAGCCTTTTAGTAACTACACAAAACTACCAAAGCTTCAGAGCCATCAT GGAATCACCACCGGTCCTCCCTTGCTCAAGTCATGGAGGGGCAGCCGGTACCGGTGGGTGAGGAGATCCACGACTGGACAGCATCATGTTCTGTTTAAACCTATGCCTCCCCTGGGAATCACTATCGGTCCTCCTTTGCTCAAGTCATGGAGGGGCAGCCGGTACCGGTGGGTGTGGAGATCCACGACTGGACAGCGCAGACGCCCAGATGGCGAGGAAGACGAGTCATTGTCGCTGCCAACCTCCGCCTCTGCCCCCACACCCCTGACGCGAGCTTTGCCTCCTCTGCCGCTGCTGCATCTTCTCCAGTGCCTCACCCCCATCGGACTCGTCTGCCTCCCTGTCATGCAG ATTGGAGAGATCCTTTTTAAACTCAACCTGTGTCATAAGCTACTTGGTTCCTTCTCATTACTTGGAGGATGCATGGATTGGAGAGATTATGGATGA